The following are from one region of the Hymenobacter radiodurans genome:
- the proS gene encoding proline--tRNA ligase has product MSKSLPKRSEDYSLWYNELVKRAGLAENSAVRGCMVIKPYGYAIWEKMQRQLDDMFKRTGHENAYFPLFVPKSLFEAEEKNAEGFAKECAVVTHYRLQTDPDNPGKLRVDPNAKLEEELIVRPTSEAIIWSTYKNWIQSYRDLPLLINQWANVVRWEMRTRLFLRTAEFLWQEGHTAHATAEEALAETRQMLDVYAEFAEEWMALPVVKGVKTENERFAGALETYCIEGLMQDGKALQAGTSHFLGQNFAKAFDVQFATKEGGLEHVWGTSWGVSTRLMGALVMAHSDDDGLILPPKLAPIQVVIVPIYKTGQLDELKERIRPIQMGLLERGISVKLDDRDTERPGFKFAEWELKGVPVRLAIGMRDLENGTVEVARRDTKEKLHLPLTDIVNNIDQLLQDIQKNIYQRAHTFRETHTTRVESYEEFKQVLDGPGGFVVAHYDGTPETEERIKDETKATIRCLALAEPDEDGICIVTGKPSTRRAHFARAY; this is encoded by the coding sequence ATGAGTAAAAGTTTGCCGAAGCGGAGCGAAGATTATTCCCTGTGGTACAATGAGTTAGTGAAGCGCGCCGGCCTGGCCGAGAACTCGGCAGTACGGGGCTGTATGGTTATTAAGCCATACGGGTATGCCATCTGGGAAAAGATGCAGCGCCAGCTCGACGATATGTTCAAACGCACGGGCCATGAAAACGCCTACTTTCCGCTGTTTGTACCCAAAAGTTTATTTGAAGCCGAAGAAAAAAACGCGGAAGGTTTCGCCAAGGAATGCGCCGTAGTAACGCACTATCGGTTGCAGACGGACCCCGATAATCCGGGGAAGCTGCGCGTCGATCCGAATGCCAAGCTGGAGGAAGAGCTGATTGTGCGGCCCACGTCGGAGGCGATTATCTGGAGCACCTACAAAAATTGGATTCAGAGCTACCGCGACTTACCTCTGCTCATTAATCAGTGGGCTAACGTGGTGCGCTGGGAGATGCGCACGCGCTTGTTCCTGCGTACCGCCGAGTTCTTGTGGCAGGAAGGCCACACGGCCCACGCTACGGCCGAAGAAGCCCTGGCCGAAACTCGCCAGATGCTGGATGTGTACGCCGAGTTTGCGGAGGAATGGATGGCGCTGCCGGTGGTAAAAGGAGTAAAGACCGAGAATGAGCGCTTCGCTGGTGCGCTCGAAACCTACTGCATCGAGGGTCTGATGCAGGATGGCAAAGCGTTGCAAGCCGGCACTTCCCATTTTCTGGGGCAGAATTTTGCGAAGGCCTTCGACGTGCAGTTTGCCACCAAAGAAGGTGGTTTGGAGCACGTGTGGGGAACCAGCTGGGGCGTGAGTACGCGCCTGATGGGTGCTCTAGTTATGGCGCACTCCGACGACGATGGACTAATTTTGCCCCCCAAGCTGGCTCCTATTCAGGTAGTTATCGTGCCCATCTACAAAACTGGCCAGCTTGATGAATTGAAGGAGCGCATCCGGCCCATTCAAATGGGTTTGCTGGAGCGCGGCATCAGCGTAAAGCTCGACGACCGCGACACCGAGCGGCCGGGCTTTAAGTTTGCTGAGTGGGAGCTGAAAGGCGTGCCCGTGCGGCTGGCCATCGGTATGCGCGACTTGGAAAACGGCACAGTGGAAGTAGCTCGCCGCGACACCAAGGAGAAGTTGCACCTGCCGCTCACCGACATCGTGAACAACATCGATCAGCTGCTTCAGGATATCCAAAAGAATATCTACCAGCGCGCTCATACCTTCCGCGAAACCCATACTACTCGCGTGGAGAGCTACGAGGAGTTCAAGCAGGTGCTCGACGGCCCCGGCGGCTTCGTGGTAGCGCACTACGATGGCACTCCCGAAACGGAGGAGCGCATTAAGGACGAGACGAAAGCCACTATTCGCTGCCTGGCGCTGGCCGAGCCGGATGAGGATGGTATCTGCATCGTGACGGGCAAGCCCAGCACGCGGCGGGCTCACTTTGCGCGAGCATATTAG
- a CDS encoding S9 family peptidase translates to MKFRSFGLALLLTTASPALVPQIAPQAFAQQKQAITLEDIWSKPTFRARSVPGFNWMRDGRYYSALDGGNLVQSDVTTGKPVSTLVAAQDLRVTGSNEPLAVDGYSFNADEQKILFWTAEEPIYRRSSKANYFVFDRATKKLAPLSAGGKQSYATFSPDGKRVAFARDNNLFVVDLATMQEKAVTTDGVVNKIINGSADWVYEEEFSFAQGFFWSPDSRHVAFYTFDESQVPEYNMQEWGALYPKDYRYKYPKAGEKNSVVSVSVHDVAAARTTKMDVGSVADQYIPRVLWTKTPNLLSIQRMNRLQNKLELLHADAATGKTQVVLTDTDPAYVDIADDLRYLNDGKQFIFSSEKDGYRHLYLYDMKGKLVRQLTKGNWEIGAIEGLDEKSGQVYFTSTEASPLQRHLYRVSLKGKGKSRLGEAGTGTDVVNISPDTRYYLNYHSAAGEPTTVSLRNGQDGKLVKVLEDNAALRQTLSQYNLGKVEFFDFKTTEGTTLNGWMIKPANFDPSKKYPVLMHVYGGPGSQTVLDNTGGGVALTNYLWHQMLAQNGYIVVSVDGRGTGARGAKFKKSTYANLGKLETIDQGEGAKYLGTLPYVDKGRIGIWGWSFGGYMTALAMTKETDLFKAGISVAPVTNWRYYDTVYTERFLKTPQENPGGYDDNSPVQFAEQLKGKYLLVHGTGDDNVHFQNSVAWTDALVKANKDYQTLYYPNRNHGISGGNTRLHLYRQMTDFILKNL, encoded by the coding sequence ATGAAGTTTCGCTCTTTCGGGCTGGCCTTGTTGCTCACTACGGCTAGTCCTGCTTTAGTACCCCAAATTGCCCCCCAGGCTTTTGCCCAGCAAAAACAAGCCATAACTCTCGAAGATATTTGGTCGAAGCCCACGTTCCGGGCCCGCTCTGTACCGGGCTTCAACTGGATGCGCGACGGCCGCTACTACTCCGCTCTCGATGGCGGCAACTTGGTACAGTCGGATGTGACGACCGGCAAACCCGTTAGCACGCTTGTAGCCGCTCAAGATTTGCGCGTAACTGGCAGCAACGAACCATTAGCCGTGGATGGCTACAGCTTCAATGCCGACGAGCAGAAAATTCTATTCTGGACCGCTGAAGAGCCTATTTACCGTCGTAGCTCCAAGGCTAATTACTTCGTGTTTGATCGGGCTACGAAGAAACTAGCTCCCCTAAGTGCTGGTGGCAAGCAAAGCTACGCCACCTTCTCGCCCGACGGCAAGCGGGTCGCCTTTGCCCGCGACAACAACCTGTTTGTGGTCGATTTGGCCACGATGCAGGAAAAAGCGGTGACCACCGACGGCGTGGTCAACAAAATCATTAACGGCTCGGCTGATTGGGTGTACGAGGAGGAGTTTTCGTTCGCTCAAGGCTTTTTCTGGTCACCAGACAGCCGCCATGTGGCTTTTTATACTTTCGATGAAAGCCAGGTGCCCGAATATAACATGCAAGAGTGGGGTGCGCTCTACCCCAAAGACTACCGCTACAAGTATCCCAAAGCAGGCGAGAAGAACTCGGTAGTAAGCGTGTCGGTGCACGATGTAGCCGCCGCTCGCACCACCAAAATGGACGTGGGCAGCGTAGCCGATCAGTACATCCCGCGGGTGCTTTGGACCAAAACGCCCAATCTGCTCAGCATTCAGCGCATGAACCGCTTGCAGAATAAGCTGGAGCTATTGCACGCTGACGCTGCCACGGGCAAAACCCAAGTAGTCCTCACCGATACCGACCCAGCTTATGTGGACATTGCCGACGACCTGCGCTACCTGAACGATGGAAAACAGTTCATTTTCAGTAGTGAGAAAGACGGCTACCGCCACTTGTACCTGTATGATATGAAGGGCAAGTTGGTGCGTCAGCTAACCAAAGGCAACTGGGAGATTGGTGCTATTGAGGGCCTCGACGAGAAAAGCGGGCAAGTGTATTTTACTAGCACCGAAGCCTCGCCCTTGCAGCGCCACCTCTATCGCGTGAGCTTGAAAGGCAAAGGTAAAAGTCGCCTAGGAGAAGCTGGTACTGGCACTGATGTCGTGAATATTAGCCCCGATACCCGCTATTACCTCAACTATCACTCTGCCGCCGGCGAGCCGACCACTGTGAGTCTGCGCAACGGTCAAGATGGCAAGCTGGTGAAAGTGCTGGAAGACAACGCCGCGCTCCGCCAAACCCTGAGCCAGTATAACCTCGGCAAGGTGGAGTTCTTCGACTTCAAAACCACGGAAGGCACTACGCTCAACGGCTGGATGATTAAGCCTGCCAACTTCGACCCAAGCAAGAAATATCCCGTGTTGATGCACGTTTACGGTGGTCCTGGCTCCCAAACCGTGCTCGATAATACGGGCGGTGGTGTGGCCCTAACCAACTACCTCTGGCACCAGATGCTAGCTCAGAATGGCTACATCGTGGTATCGGTGGATGGGCGCGGAACAGGGGCTCGGGGGGCAAAATTCAAGAAAAGCACCTACGCCAACCTTGGCAAACTCGAAACCATCGACCAGGGCGAGGGCGCCAAGTATTTGGGCACGCTGCCCTACGTGGATAAAGGCCGCATCGGTATCTGGGGTTGGAGCTTTGGCGGTTACATGACCGCCCTGGCCATGACCAAGGAAACTGATTTATTTAAAGCAGGTATTTCGGTGGCGCCCGTTACCAACTGGCGTTACTACGACACCGTGTACACCGAGCGTTTTCTGAAGACACCCCAGGAAAACCCCGGCGGCTACGACGACAACTCACCTGTGCAGTTTGCGGAGCAGCTAAAGGGTAAGTACCTGCTCGTGCACGGCACCGGCGACGACAATGTGCATTTCCAGAACTCTGTGGCCTGGACTGATGCGCTTGTGAAAGCCAATAAAGACTACCAGACGCTGTATTACCCCAACCGCAACCACGGTATTTCGGGCGGCAACACGCGCCTGCACCTCTACCGCCAGATGACCGATTTTATCCTGAAAAATCTGTAA
- a CDS encoding OmpP1/FadL family transporter translates to MKNLKYWLGLTLMGWASHAFAQSETDALRYSQLQFGGTSRTLGIGGANVAVGADLGNLVSNPAGLGLFQQSEVSFTPGLNIGNTTTSGIGAQLSDSRNGLQIGSLGAVFVNRRPDDDNTSDWRAGAFAVGLNRINDFNTSFRYSGTVQDNQSFFQRLREPRLLNGSLPQTLDDIINQDNTGNYLDLEGLAYGAYLTNIQDNGPGTAEQIVTVPRSGPITQQETVVNEGSQTQFDFGYGASYRDKIYIGGAIGIVSTRFIQTREFIELGTDPSSGVSLTLRDNLETRGNGFNARLGGIYRPNDQVRVGLSVQTPTFMQLDDTYSTSLTTQFTPPVEFVNENGQVIDRISDGSASTSGEFSYRLTTPFRASGGVAVLIGKYGFLSGDLEYVNYPSARLRDDSDTGLSGSFSSQNDAITALYRSTVNVRIGGEARYNAFRFRLGYARYGSPYEGSGQDGSQNYFTGGLGIRQNRFFLDLAGVYNTGNQYYRAYTLNSGNEPVITVDANRFTTSITAGITF, encoded by the coding sequence ATGAAAAACCTGAAATACTGGCTTGGTTTGACCCTTATGGGTTGGGCCAGCCACGCCTTTGCCCAAAGCGAAACGGATGCGCTACGCTATTCGCAGCTGCAATTTGGGGGCACATCCCGGACACTAGGCATCGGGGGAGCCAACGTAGCGGTGGGCGCTGACCTCGGAAACCTCGTGAGCAACCCTGCTGGTCTGGGGCTTTTCCAGCAGTCGGAAGTGAGCTTCACGCCTGGCCTGAACATCGGCAATACCACTACCTCGGGCATCGGGGCCCAGTTATCAGATTCGCGCAACGGCTTGCAGATAGGAAGTCTGGGGGCCGTTTTTGTAAACCGTCGCCCCGACGATGACAATACGTCGGACTGGCGGGCCGGGGCGTTTGCTGTGGGCCTGAACCGCATCAATGATTTTAACACGAGTTTCCGCTATTCAGGCACGGTTCAGGATAACCAATCATTCTTTCAGCGCCTTCGCGAGCCGCGACTGTTAAATGGCTCTTTGCCTCAAACGCTGGATGATATTATCAACCAGGATAATACGGGCAACTATCTGGATCTGGAAGGCTTGGCCTACGGTGCTTATCTAACTAATATTCAGGATAACGGCCCAGGCACGGCGGAGCAGATCGTGACTGTACCACGCAGTGGCCCCATCACGCAGCAGGAAACGGTGGTAAATGAGGGCTCGCAGACGCAGTTTGATTTCGGGTATGGCGCCAGCTACCGGGATAAGATTTACATCGGTGGGGCTATTGGTATTGTGAGTACACGCTTCATCCAAACCCGTGAATTCATTGAGTTAGGTACCGACCCGAGTAGCGGGGTGAGCCTAACGTTGCGCGATAATCTCGAAACGCGGGGCAATGGCTTCAATGCGCGGCTGGGGGGCATTTATCGGCCCAACGACCAGGTGCGGGTGGGACTTTCCGTCCAGACGCCTACGTTCATGCAACTCGATGATACCTATAGCACCTCCCTCACGACGCAGTTCACGCCGCCCGTTGAGTTTGTTAATGAGAACGGGCAGGTTATCGACCGGATTTCTGATGGGTCTGCATCTACTAGTGGCGAGTTTAGCTACCGCCTGACAACGCCTTTCCGGGCATCTGGAGGCGTGGCAGTATTGATTGGCAAGTATGGTTTTTTGAGCGGTGACCTGGAATATGTAAACTACCCCAGCGCCCGGCTGAGAGACGATTCAGATACCGGACTCTCCGGCTCTTTTAGCTCGCAAAACGACGCCATTACGGCGCTCTACCGCTCCACCGTAAATGTGCGGATTGGTGGGGAAGCCCGCTATAATGCTTTCCGCTTTCGGCTGGGATACGCCCGTTACGGCAGCCCGTATGAAGGTAGCGGCCAGGATGGTTCCCAGAACTATTTCACTGGTGGCCTCGGCATTCGCCAGAATCGGTTTTTCCTTGACTTAGCTGGTGTTTATAATACTGGTAATCAATACTATCGGGCTTACACGCTGAATTCTGGCAACGAGCCTGTGATTACCGTAGATGCGAACCGCTTCACTACTTCTATAACCGCTGGTATTACTTTCTAG
- a CDS encoding NfeD family protein produces MDWLTVILLLLFGLLFLVVEVLFIPGTTLVGLIGFGLLVVGVWLGYRDLGSTAGHYALLFSVVAAGVMLYVGLRPKNLHRFALTDVNDSRVRDVRRPDMQPGTTGRALSALRPAGTVLFGEDRREAATRGEFLDAGTAVRVLRIEQNRIIVEQA; encoded by the coding sequence ATGGACTGGCTTACCGTTATTTTACTTCTGCTTTTCGGACTGCTTTTTCTCGTCGTGGAAGTGCTGTTTATTCCGGGCACTACCTTGGTTGGCCTGATCGGATTTGGGTTGCTGGTAGTAGGCGTATGGCTAGGCTATCGGGATTTGGGAAGCACTGCTGGCCATTATGCGCTGCTGTTTTCGGTGGTGGCCGCGGGGGTGATGTTATATGTAGGTCTCCGACCAAAAAATCTGCATAGGTTTGCCCTCACCGACGTAAACGACAGTCGCGTACGCGATGTGCGCCGCCCCGATATGCAGCCCGGTACTACCGGCCGGGCACTATCGGCACTACGGCCCGCCGGTACTGTTCTGTTTGGCGAGGACCGCCGCGAAGCTGCCACGCGGGGAGAATTTCTGGATGCGGGCACCGCCGTGCGCGTTCTGCGCATCGAGCAGAATCGCATTATTGTAGAACAAGCTTAA
- a CDS encoding response regulator: MNAPTLHLPVDKISCTLLVDDDRINNFLNQRLLEGLNMTDKLLTALNGKEALSLFEKECRESACPALILLDVNMPVMNGFEFLEAYDQLQITPKEPVIIIMLTTSLHPRDVERVQQLGIAGFLNKPLTKEKVNDILKDHFNRELPQE; the protein is encoded by the coding sequence TTGAACGCCCCGACACTGCATCTGCCCGTGGATAAGATTTCCTGCACCCTCCTAGTAGACGACGACCGCATCAATAACTTTCTCAATCAAAGGCTATTGGAAGGACTTAATATGACGGATAAGTTGCTCACGGCCCTGAATGGGAAGGAGGCGCTGTCTTTGTTTGAAAAGGAGTGCCGCGAGTCTGCTTGTCCGGCGCTGATCTTGTTGGACGTAAACATGCCCGTCATGAACGGTTTCGAGTTTTTGGAGGCCTACGACCAGCTCCAGATAACGCCCAAAGAGCCCGTTATTATCATTATGCTCACCACTTCATTGCACCCGCGCGACGTAGAGCGCGTGCAGCAACTGGGCATTGCTGGCTTCCTGAATAAGCCGCTGACTAAAGAGAAAGTGAATGATATTCTGAAGGACCATTTTAACCGGGAACTGCCGCAGGAATAA
- a CDS encoding energy transducer TonB yields the protein MTETQAPARGPVWVELKECYSMADILLSNLSTVSDNNDLLETGGIVLIQASAQGQPLRVAEGQTIQIDMPAPRRQSGMRLSFGRGDRRKHLRWVALTPDAEPAEEKFYTEPEKMPAYGKGPADINKLIRYPKQAIAKQTQGLVFASFVVDEAGRVVNPKIVRGIGDGCDEELLRVLRQTSGSWKPGLQAGKAVKVKMVLPVRFAFHAGLASALDSAATIETTSDSTQELATEEMPPAEPSFKAEPTDRYLFSSGKLGWLNCDRVWHATGNPATDLMATADTDPGTSVYLVFKEAKTLVTGQPEEGGYAFRNVPANKRAVLIGIRYQNDVPFVALHETMTGRHATETLAFRETTLDELERMLAKLK from the coding sequence GTGACGGAGACGCAAGCCCCGGCCCGCGGTCCCGTGTGGGTAGAGCTGAAGGAGTGTTACTCCATGGCTGATATTCTGCTCTCTAACCTGTCCACCGTTTCCGACAACAATGACCTGCTCGAAACGGGCGGTATTGTACTGATACAAGCCTCAGCTCAGGGGCAGCCGCTGCGCGTGGCCGAAGGACAAACAATCCAGATTGATATGCCTGCGCCGCGCCGCCAGTCGGGCATGCGCCTTTCCTTTGGGCGGGGCGACCGGCGTAAGCACTTGCGCTGGGTGGCGCTTACTCCGGATGCTGAGCCTGCCGAAGAGAAATTCTATACCGAACCTGAGAAAATGCCCGCGTACGGCAAAGGTCCGGCGGATATCAATAAGCTGATCCGATACCCCAAGCAAGCGATTGCTAAGCAAACGCAAGGATTGGTTTTTGCATCCTTCGTGGTCGATGAAGCCGGTCGGGTAGTGAACCCCAAGATTGTGCGGGGCATCGGCGACGGCTGCGACGAGGAGTTGTTGCGGGTGCTACGTCAGACTTCGGGCAGCTGGAAACCAGGTTTGCAAGCTGGTAAAGCCGTGAAAGTAAAAATGGTGCTGCCCGTGCGATTTGCTTTCCACGCGGGGTTGGCCTCGGCTCTCGATAGCGCGGCCACAATCGAAACTACTTCCGACTCCACACAGGAGTTAGCAACAGAAGAAATGCCCCCCGCTGAGCCCAGCTTCAAAGCAGAACCCACCGACCGCTACTTGTTCAGTAGCGGTAAGTTGGGTTGGCTCAACTGCGACCGGGTGTGGCATGCTACCGGCAACCCCGCCACCGACCTGATGGCCACTGCCGATACCGACCCAGGTACCAGCGTGTACCTCGTATTCAAGGAAGCAAAAACATTAGTAACTGGCCAGCCGGAAGAAGGCGGGTATGCTTTCCGAAACGTGCCGGCCAACAAGCGCGCCGTTCTCATTGGCATTCGATACCAAAACGATGTGCCATTCGTGGCCCTGCACGAAACCATGACCGGTCGCCACGCCACCGAAACCCTTGCTTTCCGTGAAACAACCTTGGATGAGCTAGAGCGAATGCTGGCGAAGCTCAAGTAG
- a CDS encoding carbohydrate binding domain-containing protein, with translation MRHLAIGLALVLLTTACSQNGSEKNPAGAAGRVLVSTSFEELEGWIPENPSLTQEKAHTGRYSVKIDPGTEFSLTYINQLYRLSPKRFDKVRLTAWGQLTAPGSAAVVFQITHADQTTAFYEKIDITEVNSWGRIDKVLTMPPVLDPADQVKIYLWRATATAPAYLDDLTLSVEP, from the coding sequence ATGCGCCATTTGGCTATTGGGCTCGCCCTAGTACTGCTGACAACAGCTTGTTCGCAGAACGGCAGCGAGAAAAATCCGGCCGGAGCGGCTGGCCGAGTATTGGTTAGCACAAGCTTTGAAGAACTGGAGGGCTGGATACCCGAGAACCCGTCGTTGACCCAAGAAAAAGCTCATACCGGACGGTATTCTGTCAAAATAGATCCCGGCACGGAGTTCAGCCTTACTTACATCAACCAACTGTATCGGCTTTCACCCAAGCGCTTCGACAAAGTGCGCCTGACGGCTTGGGGCCAACTTACGGCCCCGGGCTCAGCGGCCGTCGTCTTTCAGATCACGCACGCCGACCAGACAACTGCTTTTTACGAGAAGATTGACATTACCGAAGTCAACAGTTGGGGCCGGATAGATAAGGTACTGACGATGCCACCAGTGCTAGACCCAGCAGATCAGGTGAAAATCTATCTGTGGCGCGCCACGGCCACGGCTCCCGCTTATCTGGATGATCTCACGCTGAGCGTGGAGCCCTAA
- the floA gene encoding flotillin-like protein FloA (flotillin-like protein involved in membrane lipid rafts) — protein sequence MEFPFIPLAIAAVALLVFLYFFPIGLWITAIFSGVRVSLFQLVLMRVRKVSPTLIVNSLITSTKAGLELTANDLETHYLAGGNIPSVIKALISADKANIPLTFKQATAIDLAGRDVFEAVTTSVNPKVINTPNVAAVAQDGIQLIAKARITVRANITQLVGGAGEETILARVGEGIVTSIGSSRSHKEVLENPDKISKLVLSKGLDAGTAFEILSIDIADIDIGENIGAKLQIDQATADLKVAEAKAEERRAMAVAVEQENRAKTQEAKARVVEAEAEIPKAMAEAFRSGNLGIMDYYKMRNIQSDTDMRDSIANPGGQSSSIKPGRDETRQT from the coding sequence ATGGAGTTTCCCTTTATTCCGCTTGCTATCGCGGCCGTAGCTCTGCTGGTCTTCCTGTACTTTTTTCCCATCGGGCTCTGGATTACGGCTATTTTCTCGGGGGTGCGGGTCAGCCTATTTCAGCTAGTGCTGATGCGGGTGCGTAAGGTTTCACCCACGCTTATCGTCAACTCTCTGATTACGAGCACTAAGGCAGGCTTGGAGCTAACCGCGAATGATCTGGAAACGCACTACTTGGCTGGCGGTAATATTCCGAGCGTTATCAAAGCCCTTATTTCCGCTGACAAGGCCAATATTCCGCTCACCTTTAAGCAAGCTACTGCTATTGACCTAGCCGGTCGCGACGTATTTGAGGCCGTCACGACTTCTGTAAATCCCAAAGTCATCAACACGCCTAACGTGGCGGCCGTGGCGCAGGATGGGATTCAACTCATTGCCAAGGCCCGCATCACGGTGCGCGCCAATATCACGCAGCTAGTGGGCGGCGCCGGCGAAGAAACCATCTTGGCCCGTGTGGGTGAGGGCATTGTAACCAGTATCGGCTCGTCGCGCTCCCATAAGGAAGTGCTCGAAAATCCGGATAAGATATCGAAACTGGTGCTGAGCAAAGGCTTGGACGCGGGTACTGCCTTCGAGATTCTGTCCATTGATATTGCCGACATCGACATCGGCGAAAACATTGGGGCCAAGCTGCAAATCGACCAGGCCACGGCCGACCTGAAAGTGGCCGAAGCCAAAGCCGAAGAGCGTCGCGCTATGGCCGTCGCCGTGGAGCAGGAGAACCGCGCCAAGACGCAGGAAGCCAAAGCCCGCGTGGTGGAGGCCGAGGCCGAAATTCCGAAGGCTATGGCCGAAGCATTCCGCAGTGGCAACCTAGGTATTATGGATTACTACAAAATGCGCAACATTCAGTCAGACACCGACATGCGCGACTCCATTGCGAATCCTGGAGGGCAAAGTAGCAGCATCAAGCCCGGCCGCGACGAGACCCGCCAGACCTGA
- a CDS encoding glycosyltransferase family 2 protein: MDLSIVIPIYNEEANIPALYKRLRSVIDSMSGQTELIFVNDGSRDRSLLLIRELAEQDKRVRYIDFSRNFGQQNAVAAGLNLSSGRAAVIIDADLQDPPELIPELHRKMQEGYEVVYAKRRRRAGESIFKRITSKLFYRTMAKLTNISIPLDTGDFRIISYKVVDALRQMPEHNRFLRGQISWIGYRQTAIEFDRAERAGGQTAWTYRMMLRLAIDCLTAYSEVPLKVATVSGFFVSGISFLVMIYAFWTRFFYNDYLPGWTSLMVSILFLGVFS; encoded by the coding sequence ATGGATCTCTCTATTGTTATTCCGATTTACAACGAAGAGGCAAACATTCCGGCCCTGTATAAGCGCCTACGGAGTGTTATTGACTCGATGAGTGGACAAACGGAACTCATTTTTGTAAACGATGGCTCGCGCGATCGGTCGCTGCTGTTGATCAGGGAGTTGGCAGAACAGGATAAGCGAGTGCGCTACATCGACTTCAGCCGCAACTTTGGCCAGCAAAACGCGGTAGCCGCCGGCCTGAACCTTTCTTCCGGTCGGGCCGCCGTTATTATCGATGCCGATTTGCAGGACCCGCCGGAGCTAATTCCAGAGCTGCACCGCAAAATGCAGGAAGGCTACGAAGTGGTGTATGCCAAGCGCCGCCGCCGAGCGGGCGAAAGCATTTTTAAGCGCATCACGTCCAAGTTGTTTTACCGGACGATGGCTAAGCTCACCAACATTTCTATTCCGCTGGATACCGGCGACTTCCGCATTATCTCATACAAAGTAGTAGACGCGCTACGGCAGATGCCAGAGCACAACCGCTTTCTGCGGGGACAGATTTCGTGGATAGGCTACCGGCAAACGGCAATCGAATTTGACCGGGCTGAGCGCGCTGGGGGGCAAACTGCCTGGACCTACCGCATGATGCTGCGCCTGGCCATCGACTGCCTGACGGCATACTCTGAAGTACCGTTGAAAGTGGCTACTGTGAGCGGATTCTTCGTGTCGGGAATCTCCTTCCTTGTAATGATCTACGCGTTCTGGACGCGATTTTTCTACAATGACTACTTACCCGGCTGGACTTCGCTGATGGTGAGCATCTTGTTTCTGGGGGTGTTCAGCTAA